In a single window of the Anaerotruncus rubiinfantis genome:
- a CDS encoding antA/AntB antirepressor family protein — protein sequence MKRFDEMTTLESSIIPIYEKNCIDGSNQHEQVVNARELWEALGVGRDFSNWIKGRLAEIDAVENVDFCLLAKSGEQSTRGGSNKIDYILTMDTAKEMAMLERSEKGKMIRRYFIEAEKRYRELKFVRVRSKAERRLFTDIIKELIPESPNKRWAYKQFTDLVYKHVTGYNAKQLRELHDKPNDFNVRELLTPQQLKEVIKYESIIQGLLNLGQDYHGVKAILDNPAAYLPAQRDAS from the coding sequence ATGAAACGATTTGATGAAATGACAACGCTTGAGAGCAGCATCATCCCCATTTATGAGAAGAACTGCATAGATGGGAGCAATCAACATGAACAGGTAGTAAACGCCCGTGAGTTATGGGAAGCCCTTGGCGTGGGTCGGGATTTCTCCAACTGGATCAAAGGACGGTTAGCGGAGATTGATGCTGTAGAAAATGTTGACTTTTGTTTGCTCGCCAAATCTGGCGAGCAAAGCACTCGCGGCGGATCGAACAAAATAGATTATATTTTAACGATGGATACGGCCAAGGAAATGGCGATGTTGGAGCGCAGTGAAAAGGGGAAAATGATTCGCCGGTATTTCATCGAGGCCGAAAAGCGCTACAGGGAGTTAAAATTTGTCCGCGTCCGCTCCAAGGCGGAACGCCGGTTATTCACAGATATCATCAAAGAACTGATTCCAGAAAGTCCAAACAAAAGATGGGCATATAAGCAATTCACTGACTTGGTTTATAAGCATGTTACTGGATACAACGCAAAACAGCTTCGGGAATTGCATGATAAACCGAATGACTTCAACGTCCGGGAGCTATTAACGCCGCAGCAGCTTAAAGAAGTCATCAAGTATGAAAGTATTATACAGGGACTTCTCAACCTTGGTCAAGATTATCACGGCGTAAAGGCGATATTAGATAATCCTGCGGCATATCTCCCAGCGCAGAGAGACGCAAGCTAA